The Acholeplasma laidlawii PG-8A DNA window TACGAATGTATCCACTGCATTAAATGCATTTTGTTGGAGGAATCCAGTACGGATAACGCGTCCAATTTCAATTGTAAGTTTTTGATTATCTGGTAAAACATCACTACCCATTAAACTTGCAATTTCATTTAATTTATATTCTTCAGCTAGTATACTTAAAATTCTACTTCTATATTTTAAGAATTTAGGATCAAGTGTATTGTCATACCAACTTGATAAATCATAAATATATTCAGAATAACTTAAGTTCCAGTTAATTGCAGCAAAGTGTCTTTGATGCGCTAGTGATTTATCAAGTGCCCAAAATGCTCTAACAAAGCGTTTAGTATTTTGAGTAACTGGTTCACTAAAGTCTGCTCCTTGTGGAGAAACTGCACCAATAATTGAAACTGATCCCGTAGATCTGTTTTGATTAATCATCATACCAGCACGTTCGTAGAATTTAGAGATACGGCTTGGTAAGTAAGATGGATAACCTTCTTCAGCAGGAATTTCTTCAAGTCTTGCTGAAATTTCACGAAGTGCTTCTGCCCAACGTGATGTAGAGTCGGCCATAATCGCAACATGATAACCCATATCACGGTAGTATTCAGCAACCGTAAGACCAGTATAAATACTAGCTTCTCTGGCTGCAACTGGCATGTTGGATGTGTTTGCAATTAAAATGGTTCTATCCATTAAAGTTTGATTGGTTCTTGGATCGACTAACTTCGTAAATTCTTCCAAGACTTGTGTCATTTCATTTCCACGTTCCCCACAACCTACATAAACGATAATGTCTGCATCAGACCATTTAGCGAGTTGATGTTGTAACATGGTTTTACCTGTACCAAATCCACCAGGAATTGCAGCTGTACCACCTTTTGCAATTGGAAATAAAGTGTCAATGACACGTTGTCCAGTAATCAGTGGTGTAGATAATTCAAGTCTTTCTGTAACAGGTCTTGCTTTTTTAATTGGCCATGTTTGGTATAGTTTTAATTCCACATCGCCTGCTTTAGTTTCTAATACTAAAACAGTATCTTTAACTTTATACGTTCCAGAAGGTTTCACTGATTTTGCAATACCTTCTATATGTGGTGGCACCATTAAACGATGTTCAATCGCACTGGTCTCTTTAATCACTGCATATACCATACCGCAACCTAAATAGTTACCTTCTTGAACTTTAACTTCGACATCAAATGTTTGTTCAAAATCCAAACTTGGAATATTAGAACCAGCTTTAATAAATGGACCATCAGAGTCTTTTATTTTTTGAAGTGGTCTTAAAACCCCATCAAAAATATTACCCATTAAGCCAGGTCCAAGCATGACTGAAACAAGTTCACCTGTAGGGTAAACTAAGTCACCAACTTTTAAACCTTGTGTGGTTTCATAAACTTGGATAACTGTTTCAGTATCAGAAATGGAAATGACTTCTCCAATTAATCTTTTTGGTCCAACATAGACCATTTCTAACATCTTAAATTCGTCTGTAGAACCTAGTTTAACAACTGGTCCGTTAATTACTTTAATTGTATTTTTCATAAACATCTACTCACTAAACCATTTCGCGTTTTCATAGAAGTATTTACGTGCTTCTTCTAAATTTGAAGATACAGTTTCAACAACTAAACGGTTTAAATTTTCATTATAAAGAATAAAGCCTGCACGTATATTAGGATTTAACTTCACCTTCAAGTGGCTTGGTGCAATATCTTTATCTAATGGGTTTAACTCTATCGTATCAAAAGATTTAAGATCATACTTAGATAGTTTCTTCTTAAACCACTTAACGCTTTCTGGTGTTTTTCTAAACTCTTTTATATTTTCTTCAAGCGTATCAAATAATTCATCAATCAGATGCATTCTTTTTTCCATAACTAAAAGATCAAGCGTACGTTGCTTAACTGATAGTTCTTCTTGGTATTGTTTGTAAATATCTCTAGCACGACTTGATAAGATATCTAACATTTCTTCTTCAAGTTCTTTTTTGAATTTTTGGCGTGCTTCTGACTTCATGCCTTCAATTTCAGATCTTAAAGTTTCAATCTCAAGACTAGATTCCTTTTCA harbors:
- a CDS encoding V-type ATP synthase subunit A, with amino-acid sequence MFMKNTIKVINGPVVKLGSTDEFKMLEMVYVGPKRLIGEVISISDTETVIQVYETTQGLKVGDLVYPTGELVSVMLGPGLMGNIFDGVLRPLQKIKDSDGPFIKAGSNIPSLDFEQTFDVEVKVQEGNYLGCGMVYAVIKETSAIEHRLMVPPHIEGIAKSVKPSGTYKVKDTVLVLETKAGDVELKLYQTWPIKKARPVTERLELSTPLITGQRVIDTLFPIAKGGTAAIPGGFGTGKTMLQHQLAKWSDADIIVYVGCGERGNEMTQVLEEFTKLVDPRTNQTLMDRTILIANTSNMPVAAREASIYTGLTVAEYYRDMGYHVAIMADSTSRWAEALREISARLEEIPAEEGYPSYLPSRISKFYERAGMMINQNRSTGSVSIIGAVSPQGADFSEPVTQNTKRFVRAFWALDKSLAHQRHFAAINWNLSYSEYIYDLSSWYDNTLDPKFLKYRSRILSILAEEYKLNEIASLMGSDVLPDNQKLTIEIGRVIRTGFLQQNAFNAVDTFVPLHKQLNMIETILYLYDSSLRFIEKGKALSLILKSGIFDQVIQMKYEIGNEPTDQFDTLKHLIDQTIDSIF